The Prochlorococcus sp. MIT 0801 genomic sequence CGTCTTACTGGTTTTGATTTAAGTTTAGGAATACAAACTTCAATATCTGCTTCTATAGAGAGTAGTGGTGCTATAACTTTGCCTGCTAAGTTATTTGGTGAAATTGTCTCGAAATTATCTAATGACTCACCTATAATTTTGGCATCAGATGAAAATAGTCAACAAGTCGAGTTAACAAGTAAAAGTGGAACATATCAAGTAAGAGGAATGCTTTCTGATGATTTTCCTGATTTACCTTTAGTAGAAAGTGGTATATCGCTTAAGTTGAATCCATTATTATTATCCAATGCAATTAAATCAACTTTATTTGCAAGTAGTACTGACGACGCTAAACAATTACTTACTGGTGTGAATCTTACCTTTAACGGCCATGGTATTGAATCTGCAGCTACTGATGGACATAGATTAGCTGTTCTTAATTTAAATAATATATTATCTGATTCAAAAGAGACAGATAGTTCAAATAATTTAGAAAAATTTTCTATTACATTACCTTCTAAATCTTTAAGAGAAGTGGAAAAATTTTTAAGTACTTGTGATATTAGTCAACCAATTAATTTTTTTATTGAAAAGGGTCAAGTAGTTTTTATATCTGTCGATGATATTATAACTATCAGGGCTTTAGAAGGTTCTTATCCAAATTATTCACAATTATTGCCTGATACTTTTGAAAAAGAATTAGAATTTGATCGGAAAGAATTTATATCTTCATTAGAAAGAATTGCTGTTTTAGCAGATCAACATAATAATGTTATAAAAGTAACTACTGATGGTTCTGCTAATTTAATAAAAATTAGTACAGATGCCCAAGATATTGGAGCAGGTTATGAATCAATACC encodes the following:
- the dnaN gene encoding DNA polymerase III subunit beta, which codes for MKLNCSQSELNTALQLVSKAVSNRPTHPVLANVLLAADEVTGKLRLTGFDLSLGIQTSISASIESSGAITLPAKLFGEIVSKLSNDSPIILASDENSQQVELTSKSGTYQVRGMLSDDFPDLPLVESGISLKLNPLLLSNAIKSTLFASSTDDAKQLLTGVNLTFNGHGIESAATDGHRLAVLNLNNILSDSKETDSSNNLEKFSITLPSKSLREVEKFLSTCDISQPINFFIEKGQVVFISVDDIITIRALEGSYPNYSQLLPDTFEKELEFDRKEFISSLERIAVLADQHNNVIKVTTDGSANLIKISTDAQDIGAGYESIPVSYKGESFQIAFNVRYLLDGLKVIDSNLIKLSCNSPTTPAVFSPINSDVNFTYLVMPIQIRN